TATTCAAACAATTAtacaaaatattaatttcaTCTTAAATTCAACTGATAAtctattaaaattgaaaaaagaaaacaaatctgATTTACTTATAGTTCATATTCTTTATAGTTTGAATGGATATCTAATTGAGTGTTTAAATATCAATACAAGtaacaaaaaaaagaattcaTTATCAATTAATTCTCCATAATGCAAAACcatacatacatatattatGCTACATTTGGCACCAGTTATGCAAGAGTAAAAGTCTATGAGAAACAAGTGGGATGAAtacacaaaataaaaagaataaaagaaagaagGTTCCTGAACTTTTGCACGTTTTCAACATAATTTCAATCTAATTTGCATTTTTGTCCTTTGAAATTGTTAATATCACTATTTAAAATCTAAGATACCATGATGATCCAAATTCGAAACATTGCTATAAAAAATGCAAAGTCAAAACTATTCAGTAGTGGCAACTTTATTTTGATCTTTAATCATCATTTTTTCGTCAATTTACTAAATATGCTTAAGATTTGAAACACTGGGACCAAATTTGTTTTGATCCAAGCATTAATGATCAGTCCTACACACATGCAGAATATTATAAACAGGAATTgtatttcttccaaattttgGATATATGTTATGTATTGATTTAAATTACAACTTTTAAACTTATTTCTTCATAATGGTTGGTTAGTGATgatttagttttaatattattgTGATatcattttctaataaagtgGAGGTGATTTGTCACTTAATCATAAATTTTTATCTCCTTTTGCCTAAAAATATGTTCAAGTTCGGGAGTACCAACTGTAAAaagtttttatgttatttgaaagaaaattattcattcattagTAAATTCGGGCATGTCATCTTGTATTATATTGTCCATGAAAATATATGGAATACTTTTAATGTGAAGATTGTTTGTTGTCCTACTTTTAGAATAGACAATGAGCagttatatttttatatttacaCCTATTAAAAATATTTCTTAACTGTATCACTACATTGTTTAATCAATACGAATATTTGATTTCAAGCATGTATACATTAGTACAAATACCATTAGTATTACTAGTGATAAAGGGCGCACTCAATCTATGTACAATTTAAACAATCACTTTTTATATGGAAGAAATTggtataaaattttaataaacaaaaaactttgatcttttaaaagtttttttaatattattttaatgaatttgGTAATTATAACGTTTGTGGTTGGTTATTGGTGAAAGTTGTTTGTGTTATTGGTCGACAATATATAGGCAACATGTTAATCAGATGATAAAAGTAtaattaagtgataaattaatcttttctacactaTCAATGTTGGATGAATTataaatatgcaaaatttgaatttaaaattcaatttttacatACATGTCATAGATTCAATGGTAATAGTGTATGCACTGTCGGTGTATATAACATTTGCTCGTAAGTGATTGCGATGATAATGCTAAAAATTTAAAACTGACAAATAGGGTCTAATTAAATTTCACCTATACGCACTGTGGTTATTATTATCAATTCATTCTCATTAATTTGGTCTAATACCATtacaaatgcatttttaaaacatttcctTATGTTCTACCCGCAAATATTAAAAACAATCATGCAACAACATATTACTTCTGCTACAAATATTACAtctcaactaattaattaaccaTTCGTTTACTCCTTTACAGTTATTAATTCCTTGGTTTAATTAATTGTACACATTAATTTACGATCATTTTCCTCCTTCCCATGATTGGTTTAATTCTCCTCGTTAATTGCTTCAACTACTAACAAGTTGCTTTTTAACTTCCCCAACTCTGCCGTCCATAACAAAAGCTCTGCACTTTCAGTTCTCTCAATCATCTTTATGTTCATTCAATCTGAGTCCCATAACCCTGTCACAACAGCACCTCGTTCCTCTCAATCTGTATTAAGCCTTGTGTCTCCCGGTAAAATTTACCACTCATGTGCCTGATCTAAACCGCTTTGACGTCAGTAATTGTAATCGTGTCTTTCATTCACGTGATCCGTACCCCTTACCAACGGATTGGTACAAACCACTATACCATTTTGTCGAATTTTCGATTCCATCATATAAAGAGAGCTTTGACGTTTATCCACCGGCGCCCAGCTGGCCCGCCTAAAATACCAACAGTTTTGAGCGGCTAACGGCTCCGTCCGTCCTCCAGGACTCCCACATAATTAATTAAAGCTAGGGCATAATTTGTTAATAATGTGTGTTTTAAAATtgcttaccaaaaaaaaatgtgttttaaAATTCAAAGCATGCTTTTTTCTGGTTCTGTTACAAAAATCTTTTCTCATTTACTTGAAGCATAtaagttggaaaaaaaaagaagcattcAACTCTAACGTTTTGAAGAGTTCAAGTCAAATTCAGGACACGATAATAATTTATCTTGCCATGTACTCCTATAATCATTTAGTCTTACAATACAAGTGATTAAACGGTCAAACCTCccaagtgtgtgtgtgtgtgtgtttggtCCGAAGCACGGTAGAAGGTGGGTAGACATGCTTCTTCTTCTCtccttcatttaaaaaaaaaaaaaaaaaaatctttttcgggtttttttttttggtttttgtttttcaaaatatttatttgttcaagtaaataaaaggaagaaagaaagaaaacttttaGCGGAGCATGTGGCCACACACCACGTGCGTAATTAATTAAAATGCGTGAACGAACCAACATTCCTTCAGGTTCCTAGAAGAAGCCAACCAAAGCAGCTGCCTGCAACTTTGAAATACTCCAAGATTCAATACATATTTACTATTAGTACAAAACTCAGCCTCTTCATCAAATCAAACTCGGCAACGCGTTTCTGTTCATTTTCAAATTCTCATATAGTAGTAGAAGTATCTTCCTTGTCAACAAGAAACTGATGATAGTACTAACTCCACTCCTACTACTAATACGCGTTTCTGTTTTTATGCTTTTTAACCTTTCTGGGTAGCACAGAGTCCAGAGACCAATTACCATCTTCAGAACAGACCACAGAGCAAGAGCATCCATCTAGCTGGCATGGTCCGTTGCAGATTCATTTCCTCTTTTGTGCTAGTTTCGCTGCTGCTTTTACCAACGCTTGCCAGCCGATCATTCCCCACAAAACTAGATGCCAGGCCTTCGCCAGGATACCGTGAAGCACCGGTGTATAGGAATGGAGACCAGTGTCAAATCTCAGCTCCGAGAGACTCGGGGGAAATGGGTGTTGGTCGTCCTTTCCTCGTTCACGTGGCCATGACGCTTGATTCTGTCTACTTTAGAGGTTCCGTGGCAGCAGTTAACTCCATACTCAGGCATGCTTCTTGCCCGGAAAACATTTTCTTTCACTTCGTCGCAGATCCAGCTTCCAGTGCCGCCGGCTCTTCACCTACGCCTGACGAATTCGCTAGAATCCTAAGATCCATCTTTCCGTCCCTGGCTTTCAAGGTTTATCCTTTCAACTCTTCCGAGCGTGTTAAGAATTTGATATCCTCTTCCATTCGTCAAGCTCTGGATAACCCCTTAAACTACGCAAGAAGCTACTTGGCTGAAATCATCGACCCATGTGTATCCCGAGTGATTTACCTGGATTCTGACATCATCGTCGTCGATGACATCCAGAAACTGTGGTCAACAACTCTGACCGGTTCTAGAGTAATTGGTGCTCCCCAGTACTGTCATGCCAACTTCACCAAATATTTCACCAATCAGTTCTGGTTTCGACCAGATTTTTCAAAGACTTTCCGAGGAAAGAAACCGTGTTATTTCAATACAGGGGTGATGATCATGGATTTAGACAAGTGGCGGAGGGGAGACTTTACCGGGAAGATTGAGAAATGGATGGAGATACAGAGGGAGACGAGGATATACGAGTTGGGTTCGTTACCACCTTTCTTGCTGGTTTTCGGCGGAGAGGTTCACGCGATTGATGACAGATGGAATCAACACGGCCTTGGCGGGGACAATGTGGTAAACAGTTGTAGATCATTGCACCCCGGTCCGGTTAGTTTGCTGCATTGGAGCGGAAAGGGAAAGCCATGGGTGAGGCTTGACGAAAGAAGGCCATGTCCTGTAGATCATCTATGGGAACCCCATGATTTGTATAGGCAACGTGGCCACAACGGCCGCCGCGCACGGTGGTGACCTGACGCAAATTTTTtagttctttctcttttttttttttcattttctattggTTCATTTGTTACTTTGTCCCTTGATATATTCATATTCGACAATTCTTTTGTATATATAATACCGGGCAATCCGATAGTGTTTGGATACATCAGAGAATAGATTTGTTGGCTTCCCTGTATGAGAAATTTTGGATGCAGAGCAGCCCTTTTGTTTGCCCGTTCAGCGAGCCAAAATGGTGGACGGAACCAACCGAGTTGTACTTCAATACAGTGAATGTTGGTCTTTTGGACAATAAACAATTCTTTGATTCGAGCATGATGACTGTTTCTTTCTTGTATATTTGATAAATAGAGACCTCGTAAATGAAAAATTCAAAGTTTTTTCAGTCCTTCAATATAAGATTTTATAATAAACCATTTTTTTGCAGCATTAACTTCTAGTGCTATTTCTTAATTTGTGCTCTAAATTCTAACAAATTGGGTATCAAATGCCAACAAAGATGCCCCCACTTGAATGGGCTGGTGGTTGGCGCCTCTTCCTCGGGACCGTCAGGTCCTGTCGAACCTCTAAATTCTAACAAATTGGGtatcagcaaaaaaaaaaaaaaaaaaaaaaatgccaacAAAGATGCCAAGGACAAATGGAAGTGGGAGTTCCCAATTCCAAGCACATAAATTATCGTACTTATCAACTCAAATTTCAAACGAATGACTTCATATCCGTAGCCAGGGAAAATAGAAATGTTGAGATCTTAGCACCAGCTTCGCAGCAATTCTTTTACATACAAGGTTATAGATATCCATATGAACTTACACATGACACTAGGTAACTTGTTTCCGCTGATACAAAATGATATAAAAGATCACACAAAATTTGACAAAGAGGAAGTAGAAAAAAGAAGAATGTACATTCCCTCCTACTTACAACAAGCCGACAGCACAACTTAGATTAGATGCAGTCTATTCTCCAACCAGAATGTACATTCCCTCCTACTTACAACAAGCCGACGGCACAACTTAGATGCAGTCTATTCTCCAACCCTCTTAAATGATGTCCCAGCAACATGCACCTGTCATTGCAAAGGAATGTTTACCGTGAATCTATATTTCAGGTAACTAGCACACTTTTCCCGTTAAGACTACTATGTAAACCACAAAACGCCCAAGTCACtagaaagaagaaaaaccagaaaaaactTACCAGAAAAGAAGCTTAGCCAAGTAATCCCGCGAAGTGCCAATCGTATCAGAACATTCATTGCCATTATCATAATTTTCTATACTTGCTAGACTAAAATCCTCTCCAGCATTGGAAGTAATCTcatctttgaaaaatctttgCAATATATTTTGTGCAAGTTGGTGAATGAAATCTTCCACTTCCCAAGATGAAGGTCTTGACAATTCAGCAACCTGTCCAGCCAAAATATGACCACGTATTAGCAACAGCGACCATCACAAGAGTGCAGTGGTAAGGACGGATTGCAAATACAATTGGCCAGCTGATAAGTTAATTACCATATCAGAATCCAAAGACCTCAAGTACTCTAATAGATCATTATTGCTCCTTTTGACATACTCCATTTGCAAATTTTCCTGTTTACGGGTATGAAGTTCCTGAGACAGCACAGAAAATTTAATCAACAAAACAAATTATAGTTACTATTTACAAATAACACGACTCGACTTTCTCCGAGTTTTATCATATTccaagaaaaaacaaaacaacTACCTGAAGGTAAAACCACCATTCCAACTTTTAAGAATATAATTTCAGCTGTTCAAAGAGCTTCAAACATCTAAATGGCCAATATGAGGATGAGTCATTACCTAAGAGAATAAGTGCTACTATGTCAAATTAAGCTCCATTACAAGCTCACGCTGCTGTAAACTCCAAGAACATCACGAATCATATAATTCGAAACTCCCAATAATCTAACAATGACATACGAAGCACTCAAATTTCCCTCAAACAACAAACCGGGGGACTGTGTATATGTAATTTCCATGATGACTGCAATCAAAACTCGTGAAATGATTGTAttaaaaggagagaaaaatgaaaaacctATCACCTGTTTAACACTAGACAGCTCCGACTCCAATTGTTGAATGTATTCCACAACTTCAGGAGACAAATTTCCGAGGCTATCCCCCTGTTTTCTATCCAAAACTTCCGCACAACCGTCCACCCTAGCTATACCTTCCGCTCGTTCACTCTGTTTTCCCTTCAGCTCTGAAACCCCATTCTCCTCCAAATGTTGATAATCTTTGGAGATATCCAAAGTTATGTCAAAATTTCTCATCAACGAAATCCGATACTCCGCATTCCACAAAGTATACCTGAATAATTTGGACCAGCCAATTTGAATTAACATTTCGCCGCCCAATGGAATCACTAAGCGGTTCAAAGTTCAGCTTTGGAAACAAAAAGTATTTGTAATCAATTAGAGAGCGAAGATTAAAGAGATTACCCGGTAATTATGGAGGAAACGATAAGGCGGTCGAGAGGGCGTTTGGGAAACCAGACGGTGACGGAAAATTGATCGGATGGGAGCAGGCCCAGCATAGTAGAAATGGTCTGCTTCATCGAGTCCTTAGCGGAGTCGGATACACCTTTGGAGATGACGGAGGCGTCGAGTGGCTCAATTCGCTTGAGCATGTTGGCGATAACGGAGAATTCGCGGCTGAATCCAGACTTCCTAGTGGAGACGAAATCGTCAGAGACTCCACCGCCGTCCACTCCGGAAATTAGGCAGCTGACGGCGGATGAGGAAGCCGACGAGAATCCCCTACGCTTACAGGGGAGGATGGACGGAAGCCACGGTCGGATGAGGAGGTGGAGGTCGGCAGAAGAAGGGGGTGGCGGTTGAGGAGGGGGTTGCAGCCGTTGAAGAAGTTGGTGGTGGTGATAAGGCCTGAGGGAGGGGTGGGTGGCCGGATAGACTAAGAAAGCCCTAGCTGTTGAGGCTGCCATAAAAGAATTTCCAAGAGAAGCAGCTGGAGATATATAATAATAAAGGTCCTTTGAGGTATTATCTCATAGCTGTTTCCGCAATTGTAAAAAAATTGTGTGGCAGCCGGCGGCCACTCACGCGGCTGTCTCTGTTTTTCAGAATCTCTTACCCCTCTCGGATGGATTGGGATTTCTCGTTTTCTCTCTGCCCACCAATTTTTAGTTTGGGGATTTGTTTGCTTTTTGTACTTGGTCAATTGAGTGCCACTCGTATTGACGTTATTTACGCAACCAccctttgcttttttttttttttccaaacaggtacctgagtgtgtttggatagtgaattatttgagataattttatgaaaaaaaaatattatgacatttttttaatatgatatatgtgagataaaaaagattaaaaaatatgttgatgATGCAATCAAGTTAATACGTGTAAATAAGATgtaataatttacaatccaaacacattacTGAATTTTACTTAAAATCGTTTGTCCCGAATTTCATATGTCATGTCCCGTAACTTTTACAATTCTATTGTGGATAAGTTATACAATCAATAACTCTTAAGATTatattagaaaataaatttatcaGCACAGTACACGTGACAATTAAACTGTTGAAATATGCCAACTTTTCCTACAGATTTTGCTAGATTATGtttgatatcaaaataatttagttattagaaaaataagaatatttgttaaccaaagatcatgttggtttgttaacaaatattttagctaagatttgctagtaaaagaagattatattttgttgagatttttaggATAATTGTTAGTTGAATATTTTGTtagtttgtttcatgtaatcactataaatagtgagttgattaataaataacataaactcATTTTCTACCTTCAATACAAGTctcatataaatttttttttacatcaCTAAGGTGTTGTTTTTTAATATATGCTCCAAAAAACCAACATAAACAAACAAAGATGGGATAGACATAACAAAGACAAAATTGGGGACGAATGATTTGAAGCGAACTTTTATAAATCTAAGCACCTAAAACAAAGCttaaaagagaagagagaagaAAACATCCTGCGATACGAATGCTCAAAGTTTCATAGTATTTCACGCTATTAACTTTACACACTAAATGTTTTGGATAATCATAACTATTTCAAAAACATTCTTCATTATTTGTTTTTGCAAACTTAATTTGGTATTTGTTTTCAAGCCCGTCTTAATGATTTTGTTGTAGACTTGTTAACTTGcgcttaaaatttaaaatattaaattggaGTCAAATTTGAGGATTTTAAAATTGTAAGAAGTAGGATAAACAAAAAATAGAGTGACAAAAATATAGGTAATTTTTTCTCCATGTTGTTACATTACATACATACATAAGTGTTTTTTTCATGCTATTTAATTagtatataattaaatatatttatgatgctATGCTGAAATCATCCAATTTTTAGAAACTTATAATCAGTTTACTTTTTGGTTTGGATTTAAAAACACTAGTGTATAAAAGATTTGACTGTATGAcacatatattttttaaattttaaattcaagttcaaattcaaattagtcGCTATGCGTCTAATGACATGGTGTATAAGATTAacttttaatttaattttaatacAATTCTACTctatcaaaataaaataaaataaaaaagatacagCGCTTACTCGTCAGCGCCGCCGCAAGGCATATATTAGCAGGCTTTGGGGTGGAGGCGTGGGCATTTCGTATTTCCAATCCAGAGTTGTTAGCAAAATTTCGGTGTGCACATTGGTTTTCTGGTCCTATGGCGTCATCCACCGTCAACAGATGGCTTAGGCCCGAGGTccgatctctctctctctaacttTTTCCTCCCCTAGATCTTTGGCTTCTCCCTTTGATCTTTTTGTTTTAACTAGTACGTAGCAATTTAGGCGATTCTCATGGATTTGTTAGGAGTATTATGATTAGATCTGGCCATTGATTTGGTATGATGGGTGAGGGGTGTGTTACGTATacgcgtgtgtgtgtgtggttgCAGGTATATCCGCTGTTCGCAGCAGTTGGGGTGGCCGTCGGTATTTGCGGGGCGCAATTGATCCGCAACATCTGCATCAACCCGGAAGTCCGGTATGATACTCATAATTGTACCCTACGCTCGCTCtcctgctctctctctctctctctctgacaAACAAACGTATTTTTTGATGGTGAATTatgtctttattttttttcatcatttctgaAATTTTAGCTAAATGTTCGATTGTGTCCTAAACTGTAAGAAGTTTAGGCGTACTGCTGTTTTATGGAGTAcctcaatttttcatttttatcatcTAAATTCATGTATCCTTTATCGTCTACTGCTTTAGAGATATCAAACATATACAAATGCGAGAAGAACATCGCGAATGCTTGAAGgcatttcattttgcaaaaGAACAATTAAACAGGGAGGCCTTATGGATATTAATTAAATCCTATGTCCTAAAATTGTCGAAATCAAAATTTGACTGCTAAATCCAGATTTAGCATTAGGTTTTGGGGATCTTCCCGGATAAGATCTAGCGATTTTATTGATAGTTGTTTATTTCGTTAAAGACTCTACACGAAGGCTTTCTTTTGCTGAATCAAAGCTTTCTTTGGTTTTGCTTCATGTTCTATTTTATCAAAGCTTCACTGAGAATTCACGTACAGATCGAAGCCCCTCTTctgaacacacacacacccccctctccaaaaaaataaaccccccttctctctcttttgcTGGATGTTTGTGTATCACAATGTAATTGCTGCGCTTAAGTACTCTTTTCCTTGCCTTGAGCAAGCAGGATCATTTTCACTATTGTAACAAAAATGGGCAAGTGGCTGATGAATGCTGTTTGAATTATATTGCCCTGTTTGTTTTTGTACCTCGCTCTGTGTGTTTGTTCATAAGAGTAATGCAGAAAGCAGCGATTTTCTTCTCAGAAAACATgtgaattttgaatgtaatctTTTATCCTTAGCTTATTTGCAGTATGCTGCATGCCTATGAAAGTAAATTGGAATCTTCATCTTGCTTTATCATGGATATACTTCATCCATGCACTTAAAACATACTTACGGGGGCTTCCCCTAATTCAACATCTAAATGTACTTGATTTGTTACTGACCTTTGTGTCTATGGAAATCAAGGGTGACCAAGGAGAACAGAGCTGCTGGAGTTCTTGAAAACCATGCAGAAGGGGAGAAGTACGCTGAACATGCTCTCAGAAAGTTTGTTCGTAATAGGGCTCCCCAGATCATGCCTTCTGTCAACAATTTCTTCTCAAAACCGCAGATTTGAGAGTCCTCTCTTATTTTCACAGTTGTTTTTTAACTGGTAGTTCTCCATCATTTTATTGGCAACTAATTGTTATTGGTTGAGAGGGCAAAACATTTACATACCATGGGTTCTAAAATCAAACATATTTAGAGTTTTGatgtaattttgaaataaatgcACTAAATCATTACTctgcaattattttttttttaaatcacttTGTTGACAACATGCAATGCTCCATTTCTCTATGGAGGCTCTTGATTAGTGAAATAAGTTTTCGACTGTGTTTAACCCTGTTTCAAGGCGATATACTTGCGATTCAAATtacttcatctttttttttttttctgtctcAGTTTACCAGTATCTTAGACGTGTAATTTTGCGGGTCAATTGGTTAATTTACAAGTGAAATCTTAATGGAAGACAAGTTGAATTGTTTGTGGCCCCACACGCTGCTTGAGGGTGTCCGATTTATTGTAAATGTATGGTTAATGAAAGTATTAACTAAATCAAAGGAAAGATAGGGTCAGCTAATTAGGATACTCTTTGCCTATGTATTACACTTGATTCTGTGGGTCAACATCAGAGGGCCTAGGTGAGCATTGAACCTTAGGAATGCCAATACTGGAATATTAAGTATTTGAAGTGGGCAAATTCTCCAAGAGAAATATTAAAGAAACCATGGAAAATGGTGTGTACAGGTAGTTAAACCTTTTTCAATGTTGGGCCAATAGAGTGAAAAGTTTACCCTAACTCCTCATCAATTTTGGTTGTCTCGGATAGCTGTTTAGTGCATTCATCATACTTGCAATGTGTCGATTTTCAGTTCCTTTACAATTTCCAGGATGGTACAAGTATTTTGATATTACGAAATGTTGTCATGTTATGCTGGAATTAATCTTAGTCTCTTCTTCAAGAAATAGATGAAACACCACAGGAGTGAAATGGAGGAATTTGCTTACTTTCAGCCAGCTAACAGTGTGGATTAATGGCTCTCTCGGTGGCTGGAATTTGCTTTAGGTTCCGTTACTCAATAGTACTTGGCTACTTTGATCAAGCCTCCTCATTTGCCCTCAAGAGTCGAAACCTGCACCCATactcaaaatcaatcaaaagtAGAAGCCACGGCAATAAAAAAAACAACACTAATAAAAGTGGACATAATCACTCAATACATGTTTGTAACTCGAGCCTTTGTAGTGTACTGCTAAGGATTTTCGATTATTATTCTCAATAAAAGTCAAGTTATGGTGTTTTGAAATCAGAAACCCTTCCGGGAGTAATGGTTCTTAGCTTTTCGAGTTAAAACCttcaaattacaaaaaaaatttaaaactccAGCTTAGATCAGCGAAAGAAATACGAATAAACCAGTTAAGAATTACCCCAACACTCTCTAGTATATTGACGATATCATAAATCCGCCTCCGCTCAACACCTGCAAACAACCGCATAAAGAGGCGATACCATAACATTCAGAAGAAGAGGTCTTTCGGTCCGTCTGTATTTTTTATCTGGAGACGAAAGAGGAAAACGTAAAATTGGAGCGGAAAAACTGAAAACATAGGAGATGAATACAAGACTACCTAATTGAAAGGCAGCATGATCTACTCCAATAGAGTCAACACCGTCTTTGTTGTACTGCTTCAAGAAGCTGTTATTGAgaacaagaaaaataattcgataaaacaagaaaaaaaaatggaaaattagtTCTATACGATGATCACAAGATATAGTACTGGTGCATACTTGGAGCATAAGACGCTAAGGGATTTCTCTTTGCGGCAATAAAATGGAGGGTTTTTGCTTTCGGAATCACGAGAGGCATGCGAGGACCACATTCCTTTACGCCGAATACAAGCTGTCATTGAATCAAGATTGAGGAGGAGGTATACGCATATGTACAAGTAAGAGACAGAAAAGTTGAATAGGAACAAGGAAATGATAAGTTCTATGGCGGGCAAACGCTCGCTATTCATAATGTCTCAGACAAGAATGTGATTGCAGAGGAGCGTTTGAGAATGAGGATTTGAAGCAGGGAGGGCCGAGGGGGCATCTCCCTTTTcctttgttcattttcttttgtttcccttATGATTCGGGCGGGGAAAAAGCCTttgctgcttttttttttcaaattggaACCTAAGCGCGCTAAACCCAAAGCGCCCTCGCGAGTTACGCTTTTTACCAGTAACAGTAGCATATACCCTCTCAGTTTTAGCTTTTAGGAATGCGCTTTCCTTTCTGATTCGCTTTTCTAAGAGACACAAAGTCGTGGTTTTGTATGATTAAGTTGATTTCAAAAGTTACAAGGAACACTACAGTCTACAGCTTCGAACAATCAATAACGGCATCGCTTGcaactagggctgcaaacgagtcgaatCGAATCGAGTTTTGACTTAATCAAAATTGAACCTCGATATAATTTAATTgaattcgaactcgagttcgaattcGACTGACAAtttcaaactcgagctcgaaaaaaataaaaaataattattttattttttaaaaaataaataaaataatattttttttcttaataaataataaaatattaagaatatatatgtaattttactattaaaattaaaaaaatataaaatatatatatacttaaaataaaaaaaaataatatatatatatatatatatatatactcgagctcgagttcgaacttGATTTTgacgcgagcggctcgattcatTTGCAGCCC
This portion of the Coffea eugenioides isolate CCC68of chromosome 11, Ceug_1.0, whole genome shotgun sequence genome encodes:
- the LOC113753923 gene encoding probable galacturonosyltransferase-like 6 is translated as MVRCRFISSFVLVSLLLLPTLASRSFPTKLDARPSPGYREAPVYRNGDQCQISAPRDSGEMGVGRPFLVHVAMTLDSVYFRGSVAAVNSILRHASCPENIFFHFVADPASSAAGSSPTPDEFARILRSIFPSLAFKVYPFNSSERVKNLISSSIRQALDNPLNYARSYLAEIIDPCVSRVIYLDSDIIVVDDIQKLWSTTLTGSRVIGAPQYCHANFTKYFTNQFWFRPDFSKTFRGKKPCYFNTGVMIMDLDKWRRGDFTGKIEKWMEIQRETRIYELGSLPPFLLVFGGEVHAIDDRWNQHGLGGDNVVNSCRSLHPGPVSLLHWSGKGKPWVRLDERRPCPVDHLWEPHDLYRQRGHNGRRARW
- the LOC113753125 gene encoding uncharacterized protein LOC113753125, with product MASSTVNRWLRPEVYPLFAAVGVAVGICGAQLIRNICINPEVRVTKENRAAGVLENHAEGEKYAEHALRKFVRNRAPQIMPSVNNFFSKPQI
- the LOC113752903 gene encoding uncharacterized protein LOC113752903, whose product is MAASTARAFLVYPATHPSLRPYHHHQLLQRLQPPPQPPPPSSADLHLLIRPWLPSILPCKRRGFSSASSSAVSCLISGVDGGGVSDDFVSTRKSGFSREFSVIANMLKRIEPLDASVISKGVSDSAKDSMKQTISTMLGLLPSDQFSVTVWFPKRPLDRLIVSSIITGYTLWNAEYRISLMRNFDITLDISKDYQHLEENGVSELKGKQSERAEGIARVDGCAEVLDRKQGDSLGNLSPEVVEYIQQLESELSSVKQELHTRKQENLQMEYVKRSNNDLLEYLRSLDSDMVAELSRPSSWEVEDFIHQLAQNILQRFFKDEITSNAGEDFSLASIENYDNGNECSDTIGTSRDYLAKLLFWCMLLGHHLRGLENRLHLSCAVGLL